The genomic window GCAGATGTTCTCGATTTCGCTGCTGTTCTCCCTAAATGCTTTGCTTAGGAGATCTTTACTGCTCGGATCCTCATCAGCTTGCCATTCATGCCAAGCTTCATCTATGAGAGATTGAACCTCATTGTTTTCGATGTGTTCATTTAGGAATCCTTCTAGATGGGTATCAGCGTAAGGAAAGAGGGTATCGCTAACAAAGCTTGTAGGGCATGTGGTGCCTTCAATATCAAGCAAGATGTGAGTGATCACGATTTTTGGCTGCCTATAAGTTGTTCACGCCAGCAGAGCTCTAGTAGGAACTCCAAGATCTCTACATGACGCCTTGCTTCGTTGAGGCTCTCCCCCCAAGCGTATAAACCGTGCCCTGCAACCAGTAGTCCATAGGGTGCATCATTGACCAACTCGCCTGCTGCTTGGCTCAATTGGGCAAGGTTTTGGTTGTTCAATAGGATTGGCAGAGAGATTGATGTGGAATGGCTATTAATCCCTTGCAGCCCTTTGAGCATTTCCCAGCCCTCAATTGTTATTTTCCCCGTATTTTTATAGTGGTTGGATAGCCATGTTGCTGTAATCGAGTGTGTGTGTAGTACGGCCTTGGCGTTGGTCTGCTCAATGATTTTTAAATGCATATCTGTTTCAGCACTAGCCCTACCTTCTCCTTGAATCACCTTCCCCGAGCTGTCGACTTCAATCAGTTCGTCTGCCTCGATCTTTCTTTTCTCAATGCCGCTAGGTGCCATCAATAATCTCAATGGCATTTTTTGTAGAACAAGGCTGAAATTACCGCCAGTTCCATCACACCAACCACGTTGATGGAGATCGCGAATGGTGTCGCTTAGAGCTTGCCGCTGTTGCTGTGAATCGAACATTTTTGCCAGGATTCATCGTTGGCAATTGGGGCACCAGTGGGTGCCACGACCGCAAAGGCTTTCACGGCGGATGGGCGTGCTGCATATCCGGCAGGCTTGGCCTCCTCTGCGATACACCCAGGCTTGACCACCGTAGTTGCCGTTAATGCCTTCAAGATCTCTGAAGTCGCTGAAGGTTGTTCCTCCAGCACCGATGCTCACTCTGAGGACCTCCGTGAGGCAGTTGCATAAGCGTTCAAGCTCGACCTTTTTTAATTGACCTGATGGAGTGTGGGGACGGATTCTGGCTGCAAAAAGGCTTTCATCGGTATAGATGTTTCCTGCCCCTGCCACGATGGATTGATCCAAAAGTGCTGACTTGATTGGTCGTTTCGAACCCTTCAAGCGTTTGCTTAGGTATGAGGAATTGAAGGCGCTGCTGAATGGTTCTGGCCCAAGTTTTTGCAGTCCTGTGATGATTGTTTCCGGGGCGTTGCCAGGTGGAACCCACCACATTTGTCCGAAGCTG from Prochlorococcus marinus str. MIT 9313 includes these protein-coding regions:
- the mtnB gene encoding methylthioribulose 1-phosphate dehydratase, giving the protein MFDSQQQRQALSDTIRDLHQRGWCDGTGGNFSLVLQKMPLRLLMAPSGIEKRKIEADELIEVDSSGKVIQGEGRASAETDMHLKIIEQTNAKAVLHTHSITATWLSNHYKNTGKITIEGWEMLKGLQGINSHSTSISLPILLNNQNLAQLSQAAGELVNDAPYGLLVAGHGLYAWGESLNEARRHVEILEFLLELCWREQLIGSQKS
- a CDS encoding DNA-formamidopyrimidine glycosylase gives rise to the protein MPELPEVETVRRGLADRLVDFQIGQVEVCRERAIASPGGSALFIKMLCGMHVGSWLRRGKYLMASLHHEIAQSSADSEPDPDGGWWGVHLRMTGQFQWHEAISSPCPHTRVRIWNKKNEELRFVDTRSFGQMWWVPPGNAPETIITGLQKLGPEPFSSAFNSSYLSKRLKGSKRPIKSALLDQSIVAGAGNIYTDESLFAARIRPHTPSGQLKKVELERLCNCLTEVLRVSIGAGGTTFSDFRDLEGINGNYGGQAWVYRRGGQACRICSTPIRRESLCGRGTHWCPNCQR